A stretch of Halomonas elongata DSM 2581 DNA encodes these proteins:
- the ppa gene encoding inorganic diphosphatase, whose translation MNFDNIPAGKDLPNDVYVAIEIPANHAPVKYEIDKDMGALLVDRFMATPMFYPANYGFIPHTLADDGDPLDALVVTPYPVTPGSVIRARPVGILNMTDEAGEDAKLVCVPHAKLSSLYDDIQEVTDLPELLRQQIAHFFENYKDLEKGKWVKVESWEGAEAARKAIEKSVAAYGKA comes from the coding sequence ATGAACTTCGACAACATCCCCGCCGGCAAGGACCTGCCCAACGACGTCTACGTGGCGATCGAAATCCCCGCCAACCATGCGCCGGTCAAGTACGAGATCGACAAGGACATGGGCGCGCTGCTGGTCGATCGCTTCATGGCCACCCCGATGTTCTATCCGGCCAACTACGGCTTCATCCCCCACACCCTGGCCGATGACGGCGACCCCCTCGACGCTCTCGTGGTGACGCCCTATCCGGTCACGCCCGGCAGCGTGATCCGCGCCCGCCCGGTCGGCATCCTCAACATGACCGACGAGGCCGGCGAGGACGCCAAGCTGGTGTGCGTGCCGCATGCCAAGCTGTCCAGCCTCTACGACGACATCCAGGAAGTCACCGACCTGCCGGAACTGCTGCGCCAGCAGATCGCCCACTTCTTCGAGAACTACAAGGATCTCGAGAAGGGCAAGTGGGTTAAGGTGGAATCCTGGGAAGGCGCCGAAGCCGCCCGCAAGGCCATCGAAAAGTCCGTGGCCGCCTACGGCAAGGCCTGA
- the dsbD gene encoding protein-disulfide reductase DsbD, with translation MSQLRRLACLVLLLLPMAAQAEWFSSNDGSDFLPVMEAFQPSVWHDGDTLKIGFENADGYYLYRHQFDVASRDPNVTLGELELPPGEAKTDEFLGDVNVYYDRVVLEAPLDTPHQGPLDLTLTFQGCADAGLCYPPETIELQAPEGQAPAAFADWQAPSAGSGTATRSTASQTTGLTAGDAPRSEDGHFNALIRDASLPLVLGLFLLAGLGLTFTPCVLPMVPILSSIIVGQNPSRPRAFALSASYVAGMAITYAVVGMLMGLFGAGLNLQARLQSAPVLIVFAILFGLFALAMFGVFNLRLSPRLASRLDAWQDKAQHSGPIGLALAGALSVLVVSPCVSAPLAGALVFISSTGDALVGGAALLALALGMGIPLLLVGTFGTTLLPRTGPWMNGVKSAFGILLLGVAIWLVARLLPGAVVLLLWAALAIGTALALGALNPGQAQGWPRVRQAAGLLLLTWGITLVIGASRGAQDPLRPLAPAGATLSAASTETAPQEVTVVESLDELQAALAASDQPAMVNVTAEWCISCTIMERDVFPAPRVVAALEGFRRIDVDVTESGETSREVLDHFGLFGPPGLLFFDGNRELREARVQGEIDAPDLATHLREIAAWMQRNKA, from the coding sequence GTGTCACAGCTTCGTCGTCTTGCCTGCCTTGTTCTGTTGCTATTGCCCATGGCGGCCCAGGCCGAATGGTTTTCCTCAAACGACGGCTCGGACTTCCTGCCGGTCATGGAAGCGTTCCAGCCCAGCGTCTGGCATGACGGCGATACCCTGAAGATCGGTTTCGAGAATGCCGACGGCTACTATCTATATCGCCACCAGTTCGACGTCGCTTCCCGGGATCCGAACGTCACCCTGGGCGAACTCGAGCTCCCGCCCGGCGAGGCCAAGACCGATGAGTTCCTCGGCGATGTCAACGTCTACTACGACCGCGTGGTTCTAGAAGCCCCTCTCGACACGCCTCACCAGGGCCCCCTGGATCTGACGCTGACCTTCCAGGGATGCGCCGACGCCGGCCTGTGCTATCCGCCCGAGACCATCGAGCTTCAGGCACCGGAAGGTCAGGCACCGGCCGCCTTCGCCGATTGGCAAGCGCCCTCCGCAGGCAGCGGAACAGCCACCCGCTCGACGGCCTCCCAGACCACCGGACTGACGGCCGGCGACGCTCCTCGCAGCGAGGACGGCCACTTCAACGCCCTGATCCGCGATGCCAGCCTGCCCCTGGTGCTGGGCCTGTTCCTGCTCGCCGGCCTGGGACTGACCTTCACGCCCTGCGTGCTGCCCATGGTGCCGATCCTGTCGTCGATCATCGTCGGCCAGAATCCCAGCCGCCCTCGCGCCTTCGCCCTCTCGGCCAGCTACGTGGCCGGTATGGCGATCACCTATGCCGTGGTGGGCATGCTCATGGGCCTGTTCGGCGCCGGCCTGAACCTGCAGGCCAGGTTGCAATCCGCACCGGTGCTGATCGTCTTCGCCATCCTGTTCGGGCTCTTCGCGCTGGCCATGTTCGGCGTCTTCAACCTGCGCCTCTCTCCCCGCCTGGCGAGTCGTCTCGATGCCTGGCAGGACAAGGCCCAGCACAGCGGGCCCATCGGCCTGGCGCTGGCCGGCGCGCTCTCGGTGCTGGTGGTCTCGCCCTGCGTCTCCGCCCCCCTGGCCGGCGCCCTGGTCTTCATCTCGTCGACCGGCGATGCCCTGGTGGGCGGCGCCGCCCTGCTCGCCCTCGCCCTGGGCATGGGGATTCCCCTGCTGCTGGTCGGCACCTTCGGCACCACCCTGCTGCCACGCACCGGCCCCTGGATGAATGGCGTCAAGAGCGCCTTCGGCATTCTTTTGCTGGGCGTGGCGATCTGGCTGGTCGCGCGGTTGCTGCCGGGCGCTGTCGTGCTCTTGTTGTGGGCCGCCCTGGCCATCGGTACGGCACTGGCGCTGGGCGCCCTGAACCCCGGCCAGGCCCAGGGCTGGCCACGGGTTCGCCAGGCCGCGGGGCTGTTGCTGCTGACCTGGGGCATCACCCTGGTGATCGGTGCCTCGCGCGGCGCCCAGGACCCGCTTCGCCCCCTCGCGCCAGCCGGAGCCACCCTTTCCGCCGCATCGACCGAGACCGCCCCACAGGAGGTCACGGTGGTCGAGAGTCTCGACGAACTGCAGGCGGCGCTGGCCGCCTCCGACCAGCCCGCCATGGTCAATGTCACCGCCGAGTGGTGCATCTCCTGCACGATCATGGAGCGGGATGTCTTCCCCGCCCCTCGGGTCGTGGCCGCCCTCGAGGGCTTCCGGCGCATCGACGTCGATGTCACCGAAAGCGGCGAGACCAGTCGCGAAGTGCTCGATCACTTCGGCCTGTTCGGCCCGCCGGGCCTGCTATTCTTCGACGGGAACCGCGAGCTGCGCGAGGCGCGTGTACAGGGCGAAATCGACGCCCCCGACCTGGCCACGCACCTGCGCGAAATCGCCGCCTGGATGCAACGGAACAAGGCCTGA
- a CDS encoding bifunctional protein-serine/threonine kinase/phosphatase produces MASAQLSLSYGQAFVAPDRRRHRSSMSVLTPEVLQLSTKGACALISDSTSRNALAKQAGDISVRGFLADYFSTPDHWDVKTSVNRVLRSLNGWCFGQSRQVSDGSYVSSLSVMIYRGREAHLFHMGDTLVFRLRGAEFEQLSRDHVTDLGGYRYPSRALGMDASIDIDYARLPLKQGDIFLFTTQAVQGTLMPSDYVGLIRQDASDLDAACERLAQTARERAQERGYGGDQFCFQLVRIDELPEEEEDRPGKVYGDLPIPPELSVGERLDGLEVLSVLSRTAQSRVYRVRDVRSGREMVMKAPSPELSTRNAYLEHFLLQQWVVERVHSPFVVKVMEPSRPRRFLYYLMTYVEGETLTAWARRHPQASLAQRLDIAIQMGKALQALHHRDLLHQQVHPDNILIDKHGQVVLADFSACHMRDVDGHRRSRNLVRQVGLTEHSAPEYALDDEVGRRSDQYSLASTVYWLFTGELPYSLPTKDLLRHTDLEQMTYRSARTLNPEVSPALDDTLRRALAPQRALRFRRLSEFLHALRGPSGEARELSEAVESSREPTRFWQGVAGILLLLLVLSWLLR; encoded by the coding sequence TTGGCATCCGCGCAATTGTCTCTGAGTTACGGTCAGGCCTTCGTGGCGCCGGACCGGCGTCGGCATCGCAGCTCGATGTCGGTCCTCACGCCCGAGGTGCTGCAATTGTCGACCAAGGGCGCCTGTGCCCTGATCAGCGACTCCACTTCCCGCAACGCCCTGGCCAAGCAGGCCGGCGACATCAGTGTGCGTGGCTTTCTGGCCGATTACTTCTCGACGCCCGACCATTGGGACGTGAAGACCTCGGTCAACCGTGTGTTGCGTTCGCTCAATGGCTGGTGCTTCGGTCAGAGCCGTCAGGTGAGCGATGGCAGCTATGTGAGCTCGTTGTCCGTCATGATCTATCGCGGACGCGAGGCGCACCTCTTCCATATGGGCGACACCCTGGTATTCCGCCTGCGCGGTGCCGAGTTCGAGCAGCTTTCGCGCGATCACGTCACCGACCTCGGAGGATATCGCTATCCCTCCCGGGCGTTGGGCATGGATGCCAGCATCGACATCGACTATGCGCGTCTGCCGCTCAAGCAGGGCGATATCTTCCTGTTCACCACCCAGGCGGTGCAGGGCACCCTGATGCCATCCGACTATGTCGGCCTGATTCGCCAGGATGCCAGCGACCTCGACGCGGCCTGCGAACGCCTGGCGCAGACCGCCCGGGAGCGCGCCCAGGAGCGGGGCTACGGTGGCGATCAGTTCTGCTTTCAGCTGGTGCGCATCGATGAGTTGCCCGAGGAGGAAGAGGATCGGCCCGGCAAGGTCTACGGTGACCTGCCGATCCCGCCGGAGCTGTCGGTGGGCGAGCGCCTGGATGGTCTCGAGGTCCTGTCGGTGCTGTCGCGCACGGCGCAGTCCCGCGTCTATCGCGTGCGCGATGTACGCAGCGGCCGGGAGATGGTGATGAAGGCGCCGAGCCCCGAGCTGTCCACCCGCAATGCCTACCTGGAGCATTTCCTGTTGCAGCAGTGGGTGGTCGAACGGGTGCATTCGCCCTTCGTGGTCAAGGTCATGGAGCCTTCGCGGCCGCGCCGTTTCCTCTATTACCTGATGACCTATGTCGAAGGCGAAACGCTCACCGCCTGGGCGCGCCGGCATCCTCAGGCGAGCCTGGCGCAGCGGCTGGATATCGCCATCCAGATGGGCAAGGCCCTGCAGGCGTTGCACCATCGCGATCTGCTGCACCAGCAGGTGCATCCCGACAACATCTTGATCGACAAGCACGGTCAGGTGGTGCTGGCCGACTTCAGCGCCTGCCATATGCGCGATGTCGATGGTCATCGACGCTCCCGTAACCTGGTGCGCCAGGTGGGGCTGACCGAGCACAGCGCTCCGGAATATGCCCTGGACGACGAAGTGGGGCGGCGCAGCGACCAGTATTCGCTGGCCTCCACGGTCTACTGGTTGTTCACCGGTGAGTTGCCTTATTCGCTGCCGACCAAGGACCTGCTGCGGCACACCGATCTGGAGCAGATGACCTATCGCAGTGCCCGGACCCTCAATCCCGAGGTATCGCCGGCACTGGATGACACTCTGCGCCGTGCCCTGGCACCCCAGCGTGCGCTGCGCTTCCGGCGGCTGTCGGAATTTCTTCATGCCCTGCGGGGGCCGAGCGGCGAGGCGCGGGAGTTGTCGGAGGCGGTCGAGTCGTCCCGCGAGCCGACTCGCTTCTGGCAGGGTGTGGCGGGGATTTTGCTGTTGCTGTTGGTGTTGTCCTGGTTGTTGCGTTAG
- the accB gene encoding acetyl-CoA carboxylase biotin carboxyl carrier protein, with amino-acid sequence MDIRKVKKLIELLEESNISEIEIQEGEESVRISRHPNGTEHPQPAAPAWPATAAAPAPQPAAAPVESPAEVDEGPAYQGQPIVSPMVGTFYRAPAPGAKAFVELGQSVKKGETVCIVEAMKMMNQIEADRDGVVEAILVEDGEPVEFEQPMVVIS; translated from the coding sequence ATGGATATCCGCAAGGTCAAGAAGCTGATCGAGCTACTGGAAGAGTCGAACATCAGCGAGATCGAGATCCAGGAAGGCGAAGAGTCGGTTCGCATCAGCCGCCATCCCAATGGCACAGAACATCCGCAGCCCGCCGCGCCCGCCTGGCCGGCAACGGCCGCTGCACCGGCACCGCAACCGGCCGCCGCGCCCGTCGAATCCCCCGCCGAGGTCGATGAAGGCCCCGCTTATCAGGGCCAGCCAATCGTCTCGCCCATGGTAGGCACCTTCTATCGCGCACCGGCACCGGGCGCCAAGGCCTTCGTCGAACTCGGCCAGAGCGTCAAGAAAGGCGAGACCGTGTGCATCGTCGAGGCCATGAAGATGATGAACCAGATCGAGGCCGACCGCGACGGCGTGGTCGAGGCGATCCTGGTCGAGGACGGCGAGCCGGTCGAGTTCGAGCAACCGATGGTCGTCATTTCCTGA
- a CDS encoding 6-phosphofructokinase, protein MAQHNAFYAQSGGVTAVINASACGVIEACRRHDDRIGKVYAGHNGIIGALTEDLIDVSQESDEAIAALRHTPAGAFGSCRYKLKDIETHRTQYERLIEVFRAHDIRYFFYNGGGDSADTCLKVSQLSEKMGYPLTAIHVPKTVDNDLPITDNSPGFGSVAKYIATSTLEASLDIASMCATSTKVFVLEVMGRHAGWIAAAGALAGQGEGDPPHLVIFPEIDFDRAAVMARVEESVKKCGYCVIVVSEGARYEDGTFLADSGNTDAFGHRQLGGVAPTLAGMIKQDLGYKYHWAVADYLQRAARHLASKTDVDQAYAVGEKAVELALDGQNAKMPAIKRISDEPYAWTVEAAPLADVANREKFMPRDFIREDGFGITEQCRRYLAPLIQGEDFPPFENGLPKVAKLAKHRVERKLPEFKL, encoded by the coding sequence ATGGCTCAGCACAACGCCTTTTATGCCCAGTCCGGCGGCGTCACCGCCGTGATCAATGCCAGCGCCTGCGGCGTCATCGAAGCCTGCCGGCGCCACGACGACCGCATCGGCAAGGTCTATGCCGGACACAACGGCATCATCGGTGCCCTGACCGAGGACCTGATCGACGTCAGCCAGGAGAGCGACGAAGCCATCGCGGCGTTGCGTCACACGCCGGCCGGCGCCTTCGGCTCCTGCCGCTACAAGCTCAAGGACATCGAGACCCACCGCACCCAGTACGAGCGCTTGATCGAGGTCTTCCGCGCCCACGACATCCGCTACTTCTTCTACAACGGCGGCGGCGACAGCGCCGACACCTGCCTGAAGGTCTCGCAGCTTTCCGAGAAGATGGGCTATCCGCTCACCGCCATCCACGTTCCCAAGACGGTGGACAACGACCTGCCGATCACCGATAACTCGCCGGGCTTCGGCAGCGTGGCCAAGTACATCGCCACCTCGACCCTGGAGGCCTCCCTGGACATCGCCTCCATGTGCGCCACCTCCACCAAGGTCTTCGTGCTCGAAGTGATGGGCCGCCACGCCGGCTGGATCGCCGCCGCCGGCGCCCTGGCCGGCCAGGGCGAGGGCGATCCCCCGCACCTGGTGATCTTCCCCGAGATCGACTTCGACCGCGCCGCGGTCATGGCCCGCGTCGAGGAGTCGGTCAAGAAGTGCGGTTACTGCGTGATCGTGGTGTCCGAAGGAGCCCGCTACGAGGACGGCACCTTCCTGGCGGATTCCGGCAATACCGACGCCTTCGGTCACCGCCAGCTCGGCGGCGTGGCACCGACACTGGCCGGCATGATCAAGCAGGATCTCGGTTACAAGTACCACTGGGCGGTGGCCGACTACCTGCAACGCGCCGCGCGCCACCTGGCCTCCAAGACCGACGTCGACCAGGCCTACGCCGTCGGCGAAAAGGCCGTGGAACTGGCTCTTGACGGACAGAACGCCAAGATGCCCGCCATCAAGCGCATCAGCGACGAGCCCTATGCCTGGACCGTCGAGGCCGCACCGCTGGCCGACGTGGCCAACCGCGAGAAGTTCATGCCCCGGGACTTCATCCGCGAGGACGGCTTCGGCATCACCGAACAGTGCCGGCGCTACCTCGCCCCGCTGATTCAGGGCGAGGACTTCCCGCCCTTCGAGAACGGCCTGCCGAAAGTCGCCAAGCTCGCCAAGCATCGCGTCGAACGCAAACTGCCCGAGTTCAAGCTTTAA
- a CDS encoding DUF2333 family protein: MGLTNKTTNRRRSKDEVLERPQYGWIWKPLLVLLILYLVVTVALGVWWSRTPAGFDVEQAVAEQRDGGTAARGAVTVAGLRTTLATLIDKPGGYLRNDIAPPGLWLDNMPAWEYGVLRQARTLVAAMPALADGSAETFEATATRLRGDGRDWLYPSTEHRIRQALDDLDAYLVQLGEPGHAGFGDDGKGLAPWLSQVAKELDEMGGRLSASVGDKERLAELGVPVASLPESTPWYRVDNVFFEARGQAWALRHLLAAMRRDQADVLEAAGLAERWDALAAELERSQRRLWSPVVLNGSGFGIFANHSLVMANHVLRARDLVRELAEGVAAPVEGSGAEAPSNEG; the protein is encoded by the coding sequence ATGGGATTGACGAACAAGACCACGAATCGCCGCCGCAGCAAGGACGAGGTGCTGGAGCGTCCGCAGTATGGCTGGATCTGGAAACCGTTGCTGGTGCTGCTGATCCTGTATCTGGTGGTGACGGTGGCGCTGGGCGTGTGGTGGAGTCGGACCCCGGCGGGCTTCGATGTTGAGCAGGCGGTGGCCGAGCAGCGTGATGGCGGAACGGCTGCGAGGGGTGCGGTGACCGTCGCCGGCCTGCGGACCACCCTGGCGACCCTGATCGACAAGCCCGGCGGCTATCTGCGCAACGACATCGCACCGCCGGGCCTGTGGCTCGACAACATGCCGGCCTGGGAGTACGGCGTGCTGCGTCAGGCGCGCACCCTGGTGGCCGCCATGCCGGCACTGGCGGATGGGTCGGCCGAGACATTCGAGGCGACGGCGACCCGGCTGCGTGGCGATGGTCGCGACTGGCTCTATCCGTCCACGGAACACCGTATTCGCCAGGCGCTCGACGATCTCGACGCCTATCTGGTCCAGCTCGGCGAGCCCGGACATGCCGGCTTCGGTGACGATGGGAAGGGGCTGGCACCCTGGTTGTCGCAGGTGGCCAAGGAGCTCGACGAGATGGGAGGGCGGCTCTCCGCCAGTGTCGGCGACAAGGAGCGGCTTGCCGAACTGGGCGTGCCGGTGGCATCGCTGCCGGAGTCGACGCCCTGGTACCGCGTCGACAATGTCTTCTTCGAGGCTCGAGGACAGGCCTGGGCGCTGCGCCACCTGCTGGCGGCGATGCGTCGCGACCAGGCGGACGTGCTGGAAGCCGCCGGGCTTGCCGAGCGTTGGGACGCCCTGGCGGCGGAGCTGGAGCGTAGCCAGCGTCGCCTGTGGAGCCCGGTGGTGCTCAACGGCTCGGGCTTCGGCATCTTCGCCAATCACTCCCTGGTGATGGCCAATCATGTGCTCCGGGCTCGCGATCTGGTGCGCGAGCTGGCCGAGGGGGTGGCGGCGCCGGTGGAGGGATCTGGCGCCGAAGCGCCGTCGAACGAAGGATAG